The Humulus lupulus chromosome 3, drHumLupu1.1, whole genome shotgun sequence genome window below encodes:
- the LOC133825140 gene encoding uncharacterized protein LOC133825140, translating to MIHLMVHLVREAKLCGPVWARWMYPFERSMNVLKSYVRNHYRPEASMVECYISEEAVEFCSEYMSGVEAIGISKPRNNSDGVDKGLRGNGTVTTVSRAELDQAQLVVLQNNPEIQSYIIDHIELLRSMIPNKIKNKQKWVIDEHNKTFCQWLKNTILTKLGEKNHGLSTKLKRISLGANGG from the exons atgattcatttaatggttcatctagtaagggaagccaagttgtgtggaccagtttgggcgagatggatgtatccatttgaaagaagtatgaatgtgttgaaaagttatgtgcgtaatcattatcgtcctgaagctagtatggttgaatgttatatatcggaagaggcagtagaattttgctcagaatacatgagtggggttgaagcaatcggaatcagcaaaccacgaaataactcagatggagttgataaaggactacgagGGAATGGAACAGTGACCACCGTGTCTagggcagaattagatcaagctcaattagttgtgttgcaaaataatcctgagattcaatcatatataat tgatcacatagagttattacggtcgatgattccaaacaagattaaaaataaacaaaaatgggttatagatgagcataataaaacgttTTGCCAGTGGTtgaagaatacaattttgacGAAGTTGGGAGAAAAAAATCATGGACTGTCAACTAAGTTGAAGcgcatatctcttggagcaa ATGGCGGATAA
- the LOC133821405 gene encoding uncharacterized protein LOC133821405: MDNIGSSAMLFGMRCIWESMHPNSRQLYKFFDTEHLSIGNDESKNYTVDLIAKWMMTMDRRGQIYFIPWIVDRHWMLVLVMMRGMTIILDPLKNHKSPPIITEVMEKAYAQCLKNEYIGTFTKLVRGSCPKQPESHECGYYVLRYIYDLVNAPNPAEVIKKKWFDKKKFNVKEDLLPLKSDWLARLMPFVYEI, encoded by the exons atggataatattggatcctcagctatgctgtttggtatgag atgcatttgggaaagcatgcacccaaattcacgacaattatataaattttttgacaccgaacatctttctattggcaatgatgaaagtaaaaactatacggtggatcttatagccaaatggatgatgactatggatagacgaggccaaatatatttcattccttggattgttga tcgacattggatgttggtgctcgtgatgatgcgggggatgaccataattttggaccctttaaaaaatcataaatctccaccaataattacggaggttatggaaaa agcatacgcacaatgtttgaaaaatgaatacatcggcacatttacaaaattggtgagaggttcttgtccaaaacaacctgaaagtcatgaatgtggttattatgtactaagatacatttatgatcttgtaaatgcaccgaatccagcagaagttatcaagaagaaa tggtttgacaaaaagaaattcaatgtcaaagaggatctactaccactaaaaagtgattggttagctagattaatgccatttgtttatgaaatctaa